One Thomasclavelia spiroformis DSM 1552 DNA window includes the following coding sequences:
- a CDS encoding polysaccharide biosynthesis tyrosine autokinase, with the protein MNQDEINLDSINYRGIIRDLLKNWWIIVLIVISLYLAATGIGKLVYIPEYTVSTTLVVNAQGTSDTYTSLAMANEMADIIKEVFQSDVLLELVENEIGKTNQGTITCNQIQETNLLVLNVTSKDPQNAYQFMNSALKHYDEVSDYVFTNATLQVLQEPSIPTTPSNSSRLINYRNYIALLGGVAVAGIIVCLYLFRHTLKSSENATKLLDGRVVGVIPYEKKKRNKHLKKSKQSLLISSPIASMNFVEANGRMSSRIEHNFDKHNFKVLLVTGTGENEGKSTVAANICLSFVEKNKKVLLIDGDFRKPAQYKIFDKEVLDTNPLQDVITGKATLKESIYFNKKSNIYELFLYHAVDDPSKLMDVITLKKIIDQLKEQFDYIIIDCSPISVSVDAEVWMEVVDSTILLVRQDWTDIRIINDTVDLIWQSDCDFIGFALNMFIDDEIRHNDYGYSYYDYKTHRHESR; encoded by the coding sequence ATGAATCAAGATGAAATTAATTTAGATTCAATCAACTATCGAGGTATTATTAGGGATTTATTAAAAAATTGGTGGATAATTGTCCTTATCGTAATTTCTTTGTATCTAGCAGCTACAGGAATTGGAAAATTAGTTTATATCCCTGAATATACAGTTTCTACAACTTTAGTAGTAAATGCTCAAGGAACTAGTGATACATATACTTCACTAGCAATGGCTAATGAAATGGCTGATATTATTAAAGAAGTTTTTCAAAGTGATGTTTTATTAGAATTAGTGGAAAATGAAATTGGGAAAACTAATCAAGGAACGATTACATGCAATCAAATTCAAGAAACTAATTTATTAGTATTAAATGTTACTTCTAAAGATCCTCAAAATGCTTACCAATTTATGAATTCAGCATTAAAACATTATGATGAAGTTTCTGATTATGTGTTTACTAATGCTACATTACAAGTATTACAAGAACCTTCAATTCCAACTACACCATCAAATAGTTCAAGATTGATCAATTATCGTAACTATATCGCATTATTAGGTGGAGTAGCTGTCGCTGGAATTATTGTTTGTCTATATTTATTTCGTCATACACTTAAAAGTAGTGAAAACGCTACAAAATTATTAGATGGTCGAGTTGTTGGTGTGATTCCTTATGAAAAGAAAAAAAGAAATAAACATTTAAAAAAATCCAAACAATCATTGCTTATCAGTTCTCCTATTGCAAGCATGAATTTTGTTGAAGCAAATGGAAGAATGTCATCAAGAATCGAACATAATTTTGATAAACATAATTTTAAAGTACTTTTAGTTACTGGAACTGGCGAAAATGAAGGTAAATCAACAGTTGCAGCTAATATTTGTTTATCATTTGTTGAAAAAAATAAAAAAGTATTATTGATAGATGGTGATTTTAGAAAACCAGCACAATATAAAATATTTGATAAAGAAGTTTTAGATACTAATCCTTTACAAGATGTTATAACAGGAAAAGCCACTTTAAAAGAAAGCATATATTTCAATAAAAAAAGCAATATCTACGAATTGTTTCTTTACCATGCTGTTGATGATCCCTCAAAATTAATGGACGTTATTACTTTAAAAAAAATAATAGACCAGTTAAAAGAGCAATTTGATTATATTATAATTGACTGTTCACCTATATCTGTTTCCGTAGATGCAGAAGTATGGATGGAAGTTGTTGACAGTACAATTTTACTTGTGCGTCAAGATTGGACAGATATTAGAATTATAAATGATACTGTTGATTTAATTTGGCAAAGCGACTGTGATTTTATAGGGTTTGCTTTAAATATGTTTATAGATGATGAAATTCGTCATAATGACTATGGTTATAGTTATTATGATTATAAAACCCATAGACATGAAAGTAGGTGA
- a CDS encoding immunoglobulin-like domain-containing protein, with protein sequence MRILKRTVIVIFCVSLLIFIIAVVKELISSDSSIPEITSDRDVLEVPCNYTESQLLEGLSAYDQDDGDLTSKIVVGSMSRFINPGVCNVTYVVFDSSNHSASYTRKVHFSDYHAPRFNTSEPLVFTEREGNSTLLKERIIANDIIDGEINESIINTSNDINYSVAGTYHSVYEVSNSFGDTSTIELPVHIIKSENNQIDIKLTQGIIYINPGETIDAADYIESVTSAQGRTLHRVVKIESNVDNTTPGIYEIHYRASYSGTSGETWLTVVVQ encoded by the coding sequence ATGAGGATTTTAAAACGTACAGTTATTGTAATATTTTGCGTATCTTTATTAATTTTTATTATTGCAGTTGTAAAAGAATTAATAAGTAGTGATTCATCTATACCAGAAATAACAAGTGATCGTGATGTTTTAGAGGTTCCATGTAACTATACAGAAAGTCAGCTTTTAGAAGGATTAAGTGCTTATGATCAAGATGATGGTGATTTAACAAGTAAAATTGTAGTAGGAAGCATGTCAAGATTTATTAATCCTGGTGTTTGTAATGTTACTTATGTTGTCTTTGATTCTTCTAATCATTCAGCTAGCTATACACGAAAGGTGCATTTTAGTGATTATCATGCACCAAGATTTAATACTAGTGAGCCATTAGTATTTACTGAAAGAGAAGGTAATTCAACCCTTCTTAAAGAAAGAATTATTGCAAATGATATAATCGATGGAGAAATAAATGAATCAATTATAAATACAAGTAACGATATCAACTATTCAGTTGCGGGAACTTATCATAGTGTTTATGAAGTTTCTAATAGTTTTGGTGATACATCAACAATTGAGTTACCTGTTCATATTATTAAAAGCGAAAACAATCAAATTGACATTAAATTAACACAGGGAATTATTTATATAAATCCTGGTGAAACAATCGATGCTGCTGATTATATTGAAAGTGTTACAAGTGCTCAAGGTAGAACACTACATCGTGTTGTTAAAATTGAATCAAATGTTGATAATACTACACCTGGTATTTATGAAATTCATTATCGTGCTAGTTATTCAGGAACAAGTGGTGAAACATGGTTAACTGTAGTTGTACAATAA
- a CDS encoding ABC transporter ATP-binding protein yields MKRIKHIIKRIKEGRLNELFDQLLWLSTYVKRYWILIAIYTFLMTSGSLLGLGTTVVSRDLVDVVTGESSKNLVYVIGMYVGTGVGQIFINVIRTRISLRIQLKIQTEIREDIFKQIIQTDWEYLLDYRTGDLLYRINGDAGMVANSILTFIPTVISVFISFFSAFWIMMKNDPIMALIALMGAPITLFTSRYTMRKMREFTKKNQDFSSNKMAFDQETFQNLQMIKAFGLVPKFINDFHDVQQKSMKISLDQNKYQTFGTIITSLVGQVIGYACYGYALFRLASGAISYGTMTMFVGMAGSLRGSFSSIVNLVPTLVRACINAQRIIEIIDLPREEVKDDKEARLILNEASKYGVEIYMNNVSFWYKEGKPVYENSSLYAHPGEIIGLLGPSGQGKTTTLNLLLGLFHPRKGSLKVGNPNGLMIDISSATRCLFSYIPQENTMFSGTIADNIKMLKPEATEQEIIQVLKMSCAWEFIKELTEGINTPVRELGRRFSQGQKQRLSIARALLVSTPILLLDEATSALDIATEKKVLKNILEHDPLRIIIVAAHRPSVFSMCHRVYKISNGSIHEANQEEVTRFLKGDD; encoded by the coding sequence ATGAAAAGAATTAAGCATATTATTAAGAGGATTAAAGAAGGACGTTTAAATGAATTGTTTGATCAATTGCTCTGGTTGAGTACTTATGTAAAGAGATATTGGATATTGATTGCAATTTATACGTTTTTGATGACATCAGGATCATTGTTAGGATTAGGAACAACAGTTGTTTCTAGAGATCTTGTTGATGTTGTAACTGGAGAGAGTTCTAAAAATCTTGTTTATGTAATTGGTATGTACGTTGGTACAGGTGTTGGTCAAATTTTTATTAATGTGATTAGAACACGGATATCGCTAAGAATTCAATTAAAGATTCAAACTGAAATTCGAGAAGATATTTTTAAACAGATTATACAAACAGATTGGGAATATCTTTTGGATTATCGTACTGGAGATTTATTGTATCGAATTAATGGAGATGCAGGAATGGTAGCAAACAGTATTTTAACTTTTATCCCAACTGTCATCTCTGTTTTTATAAGTTTTTTTAGTGCATTTTGGATTATGATGAAAAATGATCCAATAATGGCATTAATTGCTTTGATGGGAGCACCTATTACATTATTTACATCAAGATATACAATGCGTAAAATGCGTGAGTTTACTAAGAAAAATCAAGATTTTTCAAGTAATAAAATGGCTTTTGATCAGGAAACATTTCAAAATCTGCAAATGATTAAAGCTTTTGGTCTAGTACCTAAATTTATTAATGATTTTCATGATGTACAACAAAAATCAATGAAAATATCATTAGATCAAAACAAATATCAAACATTTGGTACAATTATCACTTCATTAGTTGGCCAAGTCATTGGTTATGCTTGTTATGGATACGCGCTATTTCGTTTAGCTAGTGGAGCAATTAGTTATGGAACGATGACAATGTTTGTAGGAATGGCGGGATCACTTAGAGGATCTTTTAGTTCAATTGTCAATCTTGTTCCAACATTGGTCAGAGCTTGTATTAATGCTCAACGAATCATTGAAATTATTGATCTTCCTAGAGAAGAAGTAAAAGATGATAAAGAAGCTCGTTTGATTTTAAATGAAGCTAGTAAATATGGTGTTGAGATTTATATGAATAATGTAAGTTTTTGGTACAAAGAAGGAAAACCAGTTTATGAAAACTCTTCTTTATATGCTCATCCAGGGGAAATAATAGGGTTGTTAGGACCTAGTGGACAAGGGAAAACTACGACATTGAATTTATTATTAGGACTATTTCATCCTCGTAAAGGTAGTTTAAAAGTTGGTAATCCTAATGGTTTAATGATTGATATTTCTTCAGCAACCCGCTGTTTATTTAGTTATATTCCTCAAGAAAACACAATGTTTTCAGGAACAATTGCTGATAATATTAAAATGCTAAAGCCTGAGGCAACAGAACAAGAAATTATTCAAGTTTTAAAAATGTCTTGCGCATGGGAATTTATTAAGGAATTAACTGAGGGAATCAATACCCCAGTAAGAGAACTTGGACGTCGTTTTTCACAGGGACAAAAACAAAGATTATCGATTGCTCGAGCCCTACTGGTTAGTACCCCAATTTTATTATTAGATGAAGCTACAAGTGCTTTAGACATAGCTACAGAAAAGAAAGTATTAAAGAATATTTTAGAACATGACCCTCTAAGAATAATAATCGTAGCAGCGCATCGCCCTAGTGTTTTTTCAATGTGTCATCGTGTTTATAAGATTTCTAATGGTTCTATTCATGAAGCAAATCAAGAAGAAGTAACACGTTTTTTAAAGGGAGATGATTAG
- a CDS encoding polysaccharide biosynthesis tyrosine autokinase: MDEQRLKESMMEDDSIEIDLSELIHDFLKILKDYWGVFLGTIVICTIAFSTFRYLTYTPIYRCEATFTVATDSENTGSYSYYYSQNTADQLSKTFPYILDSSYFRSILLDELGVNSLNGTLSASTVSESNIVTMGVESNSPQDAMSILTSAIEIYPDVARFVLGQIQFHMINNPQLPTDPYNKLTFTNTVLVGGIIGLVSGTIILGCMALFRKTVKNPEDMKRITNLNCMATIPQVKFKARKIHKQTRISINDRRISFAFKENMRSLQIRLERVFKKEEHKVIVVTSTAANEGKTTLTINLAETFAANGKRVLLIDADLRRQSIAKILKCDNNEGLVDLYLQKGDVLKNIRKLDNSKFWFIGNDKPINNPVSVLSHPDFKKFIEKMKKEFDYVIIDTPPCGIFQDVTLIQEYSDALLYVVKYDFLPYQKIQNGLSILKEDCCFMGYVFNIYTKKSSEYGHYSYGYNQYRYSKGGEYKE, encoded by the coding sequence ATGGATGAACAAAGATTAAAAGAATCAATGATGGAAGACGATAGCATTGAAATTGATTTAAGTGAACTAATTCATGATTTTTTAAAAATACTTAAAGACTATTGGGGCGTATTTTTAGGAACTATTGTTATATGTACTATTGCTTTTTCTACTTTCCGTTATCTTACTTATACTCCAATTTATCGTTGTGAAGCAACTTTTACAGTTGCAACTGATAGTGAAAATACCGGAAGTTACAGTTATTATTATTCACAAAATACTGCTGATCAATTATCTAAAACCTTTCCATATATTCTTGATAGTAGCTATTTTAGAAGTATTTTACTTGATGAATTAGGTGTTAATAGTTTAAATGGAACTTTAAGTGCCAGTACAGTTAGTGAATCTAATATCGTAACTATGGGTGTAGAAAGTAACAGTCCTCAAGATGCAATGTCGATTTTAACATCAGCAATTGAAATTTATCCTGATGTTGCACGTTTTGTTTTAGGGCAAATTCAATTTCATATGATCAATAATCCACAACTTCCAACAGATCCTTACAACAAATTAACTTTTACAAATACTGTTCTTGTAGGTGGTATAATTGGTTTGGTATCTGGAACAATAATTTTAGGATGTATGGCGCTTTTTAGAAAAACGGTAAAAAATCCTGAAGACATGAAACGAATTACAAATTTAAACTGTATGGCAACAATTCCACAAGTGAAATTTAAAGCTCGTAAAATTCACAAACAAACAAGAATATCGATCAATGACCGACGAATTTCTTTTGCTTTCAAAGAAAATATGCGTTCACTACAAATACGCTTAGAACGAGTTTTTAAAAAAGAAGAACATAAAGTAATAGTAGTAACTAGTACAGCTGCAAACGAAGGTAAAACAACCCTTACAATAAACTTAGCAGAAACATTTGCAGCTAATGGTAAACGTGTTTTATTAATTGATGCTGATTTACGTAGACAATCAATTGCCAAAATTCTTAAATGTGATAATAATGAAGGATTAGTTGATTTATATTTACAAAAAGGTGATGTATTAAAAAATATTCGTAAATTAGATAATTCAAAATTTTGGTTTATAGGAAATGATAAACCGATTAATAATCCTGTATCTGTTTTAAGTCATCCGGATTTTAAAAAATTTATTGAAAAAATGAAAAAAGAATTTGATTATGTAATTATTGATACTCCACCATGTGGAATCTTTCAAGATGTTACTTTAATCCAAGAATATTCTGATGCTTTGTTATATGTTGTAAAATATGATTTTCTACCATATCAAAAGATACAAAATGGACTATCTATATTAAAAGAAGATTGTTGTTTTATGGGGTATGTCTTTAATATTTATACTAAAAAATCATCAGAATACGGTCATTATAGTTATGGATATAATCAATATAGATATAGTAAAGGCGGTGAATATAAGGAGTAA
- a CDS encoding tyrosine-protein phosphatase, translated as MIDTHIHILPNLDDGANSMDEAINMAKLAFDSGVKAMVVTPHSNQINGFKNYNGNNLIDTFSRFKNELIKHKIDLKIYLGMEILASNDLVEKIINNKVIGLNKSRYYLIEFYFDDTVSDIEMILKEILKIGKIPLIAHPERYVNVQKEPWIIYRWLKLGCLIQINKGSILGHFGKNTQITAKKLLDYRLVTVVASDGHSSMYRRPNMNEIQDYLELNYGIEYADKLLYMHPKAIIENKKITFIDQN; from the coding sequence ATGATTGATACACATATTCATATTTTACCTAATCTAGATGATGGGGCTAATAGCATGGATGAAGCAATTAATATGGCCAAACTTGCATTCGATAGTGGAGTAAAAGCAATGGTTGTAACGCCTCATAGTAATCAAATCAATGGTTTTAAAAATTATAATGGAAATAATTTAATTGATACATTTAGTCGTTTTAAAAATGAATTAATTAAACATAAAATTGATTTAAAGATTTATTTAGGAATGGAAATTTTAGCAAGTAATGATCTTGTTGAAAAAATAATAAATAATAAAGTTATTGGATTAAATAAGTCAAGATATTATTTGATAGAATTTTATTTTGATGATACTGTAAGTGATATTGAAATGATTTTAAAAGAAATATTAAAGATTGGTAAAATACCACTTATTGCTCATCCTGAAAGATATGTAAATGTTCAAAAAGAACCTTGGATTATTTATCGATGGTTAAAACTTGGCTGTTTAATTCAAATCAATAAAGGCAGTATATTGGGTCATTTTGGTAAAAATACCCAAATAACTGCAAAGAAATTATTAGATTACCGTTTAGTAACAGTTGTAGCTAGTGATGGTCATAGCAGTATGTATCGTCGTCCTAATATGAATGAAATTCAAGATTATTTGGAATTGAATTATGGTATTGAATATGCAGATAAATTATTATATATGCACCCTAAAGCTATTATTGAAAATAAAAAAATTACATTTATTGATCAAAATTAA